The sequence below is a genomic window from Cicer arietinum cultivar CDC Frontier isolate Library 1 chromosome 6, Cicar.CDCFrontier_v2.0, whole genome shotgun sequence.
ATGGCCCTCTACAAAAGAAGTGGAGTGGGCTTGGAATTAGAATCTTATCTGTTTGTTTTTATGTGAATTTAAGTACTAGTAGGTTGTAGCTGTCCGACAAAAGAAGTAGGTTTTTACTtgttatagtaaaatatataattaataacgGTGACGTTAATGGTCATTTTACAACTGTCTCATACGAGATTTGGACTTTGTTCCTTAAGGTTACAATGTCAAGCTTTTACCAATAAGTTGACACCCTGGGAAACCAAAAAAcgaaaataaattgatttttcatatatagtattaattatacaatcttaattatttaacaGATATAAACAATATTAGAATAGTGGCCATCTTGCTACACTCTACCACAATTATAGTTTTGTGGTCAGCTGTTCCCTGCTGCTATCCAAGATTAACAGATTACAACACAGGCTTGAAGTATTTAAGCTTTTATTTTCTTGctctttgttatttttcatgcatctgcatttttattttggttttacttgtgttgtttgattttctattcCCATTCAGTGTTGACTTGTCATTATCACTCTTACATGGGAAGAGACAAATATCATAATTACAATTCTTGTTTCTGTCACAGTCAAGATGCAGCCTCTGCAATGCTGATGTTGAGACCGGTTCTCTGATCCCTAATCTTGGTATTTACTGATGCTCTGTAGTTTTATTCTGTTTCAGTTCAACCATCTAAACAGAAACTTGTCATATAATGTAGGCTTTTAGCTGGTCATGTCATTTCTTTCTGTCTTTGATGCATTTGGTTccttgttactttttttttaattaattttgtgtgATATCATTTCCTTCTCAGCTCTTAGAGCTGCAGCTGCTGCTGTCAAACATGAGGATGACCGAAGGCTATTTCGTAATGCTGCTCTTCGAAAGCGGCGGAAAGAAATGGGTGAACAAATTGATCCAATCAGAAGAGTGAACAGGGTATAAAAGTTTTCTCTCTTAGTTGACTTTCTTTATGCGGTGGAGTGGTAATGGTCGGTGAACTGTATGTGTGAACCTCAATTAAACTTCTCTCCTTGCAGTAATGTTAAGCTGTGCTACATATAAGCTATTACAATCATAGTACTTCCagattttgaaatataattttataaattgactTCAGCAAGCCCATGAAACAAATTGACCTTCATCCATGATTTGTGTCCATTTTGATGAGATTGACTATGGAAGAAGTAGCAATTAGCACACAAGTAAAGgctaatttattaattaataggaTACACTTTCTGACTGAACAAAATTTTATAGACCGTAAGAATGGAGTTTTGAGGAGACAAATTTATGTATATTAGCACTTTTATTTCAGGAAAATGGAGATTTTACTTCTGCTGATGGACTCCAGCGGAGAGTACAATATCCATTTTCAGTAAATGAGAAGGTTATTATTAAGGTAAACATGGTCAgttgtacttttttatttttttggctaCTACTGTATCAAACGGTCAAGAGAATTATAAACCACCAATTTCTACAGGGTAACAGGAGAACACCCGAAAAATTTGTTGGAAAAGAAGCTGTCATTACGTCTCAGTGTCTGAATGGCTGGTGAGTTatcaagaatattttgttaaatttgcaTTTAGGCTCAAGATATGTTATGAAATAAGTTACTTTTgatgtaaaaatattaaaagtaagtTTCTTGCACATAATTAGTCAACTTCCATTATGCCTTAGCTTCCTTTTTTTAGATGTGTAAGGGGATGTTAAGAACCTTGTATATTTCTTCGAAGTAACAGGATAAATGTGAGCTCAAATGATGGATTCAACAAGTTGTCTTCGATAACCATCCATGAAAGATTAAACAAATGCCTATACAAAATTGGCacgcaaaaaaaataaaataaaaggccATATGCAAATAATGAAGTACTATAAGATAAGATTGAATTATCTGGGATGCTTGTTCCCATAAGAAATCACACAGCCATGGTATGGAACTATGCACAAAGTTTTCTCTCCGACTTTAACTGCTACCCCTTGACCGTTTATGCTGCCCTAAATATCAAAGGGCATTACGTTCAGTTCAAATGGCTGAACCTGAGCTGACTCATTATCCTGTATAGTTTTAACAACATTGTCTTTTGTACAGTGTGAGACAATTATGATGATTAATTCATTGATAATTATTGAGGGCAATGCGTGGGTTCTGGTTGTTGAtgatgcttttttttttaacatattctATGTGgctaatttaaaaactttatataaatatattttgtctgCGTTCTTTGGAATACTAGTTCAACATTTAATGTCAATCTTCCTTTTGTACAGGTATTTGCTCAAGATTATTGGAACTGGAGAGAATGTCCGCCTGCAATATCGTTCTCTCAGGAAGCTCTTAAACTCACCAGCCATGGAGGACCCGTGTCAGCTGCAGCCAGTTCAAAATAACAGCTCTTAAAAAACGATTCAATTCAGGTTTTCCTTCTTTCATTTTTAGACGAGGAGAGAAAAGGAaacttttgtagtcttgatcCTTCAAAGCAAAGAGTTATCTTTGATTTTATATAGAATTATATAACTGATCCGGTTCCTTATGTGATAGTCCAAGAAGAGGTGATTGTGCAGTTGCTTAAGTTAGGTCggcttatatttttttgtaaagaaaacagACACAAATGGATTAGATAGTATGTAAATTGTAGCTTGCAATTTTTACCAGTATGCagttttttttgtagaatgtgTTGCTTCTAGCCTCTATGCTCTTTACTTGTGAATTGTAAGTTATCAACAATAAATACTGGCTTGAAGGGAAAGTAGATAAGTGAACTCCTGCTCCCATACCTCTGATGATGTACATTGCAAATTTATGACGAAAGTGATTGAATTAATTGGCACCGTGAGTTCTGAGTGGGCACCTATGATTACtcataaatgatattttgacaCATAAATTTGACAATGATGTCGACTACAATTTGGATGCTTaacacaatttaaatatatgGTTAATTACGTTCATTAGATAGTTAACAATTATTGCAACTCATTAATCACAATTTTGAACTTTATTAACTATGATTTTTAGGTTATACATGATATCAATTCATCATCTGAATTATATGCATGATTATTTTAGGGAAATATACATGATTTTAGGAGTTTTAATGTACATAATATGTATTGTATTAATCATAATTTGTATTCAATTATACACATGTTAACGAATAACAACATCCAAAACgtggttaattttatttaattgataatgaagtgttatatttattaactatttattgaatgtaattaattaatcttgAATTTGAACTACATCAACCACTGAAAttgttgatgaaattttatttactcatgattaaaaagatgaaatttttgCCTTCTATCCTAGCAGTTACACCGTCAGCTGGAAATGTTTATAGTTGCAAAAGATTCAGCTTTTTCGCGATACTCTCAAATAATAATGGACACTCATAGGATAACACAACCATTAATATCTCCTCTAAGTTGAAGAGAAGTTCATTAGAAATTTAATGTGGATTGTTTTCttgtatattaactaaaatttacACCAATACTATAAAACTGAGAAAGAACAAAATATACAGTTGCCTTGAAGTGATGCTAACAGAAACGTTAGAAAGATTATGTAGATTTTGTTACAATCCAAGTCTAAATGTATATTAAATCCCCAAGTTCACAAAAAAGAGGTGGTCCTGCTAGATATGGACTCCACCTTTGAGATGAATTTCAACTCATCAGTGCAATCTATTTGTAGATCCACTCGTTTGCACGTGCACCAGACTCATCCATATCTATAAAAATGCTTACAGCCTGCAGGAAATAACAAGAAATTAGGGAAAAAAACATGTTCAcaccctattttttttttcttggtaAACACAACCTATTGAATctgtttaagatttttgtttCACATACAGTATAATAGTATCTTTTAAGTTCAAGACAGCTCCTAGATAGCCTGTACATACGACAAAAGAACATAATTTTACCTTCCCTATCCGAGGTCGTTCTTTCGACTTTGCTAGGCTGTTCCGAATATGTGAGACAGCTCCCCAACATTTTAATGAGTTTGCAACATCATCAAGCCTCAAAATATACTCTTCTTCAGTTAATGGGAATGATCTCTATATAATACCAAAAAATATCATTACATAAATGCACATGACATAAGCCATAAGCTGTTTTCATTTTGGTTAATGTTACACAACCATTATGACAGAATTTTATCAACTGATGACAAAAATTCAAACAGAATTGATGTCTagtattttcctttctttttatcTTGATATCTGAAATTTACATCTCAAAGCAAACCAATATACTTATATCATGAATCATATCCATAGAAAATACAAAATGTGGCACAAGAGTTTTGTTACCTGCTCCATGTACTTCCACATGACATTCATAGCAAGGAGATTCCTTCCCATGAATTCCTAGCATAAATCATGTAACAGAAAAATAAGGAAAAAGGCAGAACCTAACATGTTATTTGGATATGCAAAAATATTGAGAAGAGAGAAATAGAAGAGAAGGAAAATGTAAGAAGCATAGACAATGTTGTCTCTACTCTTCTAAACCATAGGAATACTCAATTTCTCTCTTTTTGCTCTCATTCTTATTTCTCTCTTTTGTAAATCTATCAAAACAAGAGAGTGTAAAGGAGGACACATAATATAATAGAGATTTCCTATTTTAGGTCCTAGGAATGTATAAGATCAAACTGCACCCACTGTTGTTAATAGCTGTCTATTGCAGCGCTAATTGTGCTTTAGCAGAGTGGAATTTGATCAATTCACTATTATTCCACGATATACTATTTAATACAAACTTTTGATAGCTGTGTTATAGCACTGTTGCATAaaagaatttgaacaaaccgctATTTTCTGCAATCTACAATTGACAACACTGCACCAATATAATAACTACCCTCATATCATATCTAAAAAATTTCAGGGCATGAATCACTCATGCAATTTCACTTGTAAGAAACTTACCTTCTTAATCAACTGAACATCATAAGATTTTCCATATTTTTTCCTGATAAGAGTGGCAAGATCAAATCCACTAAACCTGGAGTCATCTGTGCCGACTATTTTCTCGAGACTCTCTCTGAGCATTTCATTATTCACCtgatcatttttttatttaaaaaaagtcagATTCAGAGGTATGCACAGCAATAGACTATTAATACATTGTAGCAAGATGATAAAATATGATTCGATGTTGCATAaaccttttttatattttatctaagAATTTTCCACAAAACTGGTTTGTAAGACGGGGATTGTCCACTACTTTACAACCACTATTTAGGCCAAATTTTCATCAAATGTCGAACTCTCAACATTGTATACTTATTAAACTCTATTAGGCTCTAAAGCAATGCTGAGATGTTTAACAATGCAATGATTTACATGCAGTCGTGAACAGAAGCCAACTATGAAATCAACATACTCCTCTGATTTCATCATCCTTCTGAGATTTATTCTTGTCACTGTCATCTGAATCATAGGGATCCATTTTGTCACTCACTGATCTTGAAAAAATTGGCCTACATTTTCCGGCACTACGGCGACATTTATGATGAGAAACATTAAGAAAGTCCACTCCTTTGGAGGGAGAATGATACCCTGAAAATGGAGACTTATTAATACTTCCTTTGTCCGGATGATCCTGAATTCTCAAGGGCCAACCACACTGGTGGGTGGACATAATGTTCATTGTGCCCTGCACTCAGTTTCATTAAAAGAAAGTATAACATTGTTAGCAACGAAAAAAACTAGATATGCTTGTTCTTAACAATCTTTGTGTGTGCGGATAAAAGACAAAATGGCAATTTGAAATGTGAACGAAGTATTAAATTTCTGGATTCCGCGTAGTTGTCAAGGAAAAGCATGCATTCACGCAGTCAATAAAGAGGAAGATTATAAGTTCATATTTTAAGTTCGttatatcacattaaaaaagGTAATTTCAAATTAGTTGTTTGTTCTTCATTCAACGATTTCACCTTACCCCAACTGGGTGTTTTCTCCGACAGCAAGGAATCCAAATAAAGACCATTATCACTACAAAAGGCCATGAATAATAATATCTTACAAACAATTATAACTTATTACTCTGATTTTATATAATTCTTCGAATTgattaacatataaaaaataatcaagttAATTAACCATCCTAATCCATGCACCCAAAGTGTTCATCAAATTgataaacaaataaacaataattGATTCAactataaataatttgttttgtttCCTTCATAAGGCAATACTAAATTTCCAACGGAAAATAATAAAACTGAAATAGAATGCTGGACATCAATACTTGTGCTGCTTCTAATCTAAATCATGCAGAaacttatttttgttaataagttttccttttaaaaaaaaatcatcaataattcTAACCACAtctaaaataatcataaaaaactaTATGAAACATGTATTATGGCAAGTGAAGTATTCATTTCCAGTAAAGCCAGCAAGTGAGTGCCTCTGACTTTTTAGCAACAGAAAGCATTGAACTATATATGTGTGAGAGGTTTAGTTTAGTTATTACCTGTGAAAGACAGAATCAAAGGCCGATTGTCTTgatgtttctttatttttatattattgttattattttctgGGTATGGGTGAAGGCTCCAATATTGGCTTCGCACTGGAGAGAgggaataataaaattaatttccactgtaatatataaatataaagatcAAATAGAGGTTTGATATTTTGAGATAGAATAgagaaaaagataataatatcgacaaaaaaaataaaataatagaaaaagatAACAAGCAAGGAGTGGAAGGAAGGGACCAGTAGTTTTGTGGCTGTGGATAGTAACAAAGCTGGTTAAGTTGTGGCGTTAAGGCAATGAAAACCTCGCATTCTCGTGTGTTTGTTGTCCCGTAAGTAACACCAACCACAAGCTGACATGCGATAAACACAGTTAACAAGCCACGTCTTCTTCTTTCCACTTTAATTATACAttatcatattttcaccgtTACAGTATATAAACTAAATTGAATTATAGGATTttaatatagatatatatatttttgtttaaatatgtttCTTATCTttgcaattataatattttttaatttataaatataattttattttaaaataattatataatttaatttatattataaaaattctaCACCGTTAAACTGCCgtgataatttttatataaatcttttcaataaaaaataaattgaaaattagaAATAAGAAACATTTTTGAAAGAGAGTCCAAACAAGCAGATGAGATACGACTTAGTTGCCGTCGGTCGACGAGGtacaagaataaaaaaattaaattgaaagactattttaaaataaaattatatttgcagggatataaattaaataaaataaattacaagaatcaaaattaaaaatattataattacaaaatattaaaaaaatatttttaattttttttaaattttataatcgTCTAGTAATCAACATATACAACATATACAGTTAAACATAAACGATGAAATAGTTTTTTAGGGTTAAAGATATCAACTTATACTCGCAAGGAGAGATTTATGTAGAGATTGTCTTATTTGAGACCCATACAAgtgaataatttttcttagaaaAGACAAGTGAGAAATAAAGTCTTTTGAAACAATTATTATATGTATGTATTACATGTTGACATAAAACATATAATTCGTTTCGACGGAGTTTCTTACTTcaacaatttactaaaataatatttatattatatttaatttatatatattttttaaagatttactTAATGATCTTCATTGGGTTACAAAACTTACAatactattataatttttcatttgttgttgCTTTGCCTAACTTATTTCAACACCAACCTATAAAGTTgcataattatttgtttatgtaAATAGAGTCACTATATAAACGAAGATTTCACGTATGTTGAATTGCGTGGTGGATTAAAATGCCGTAATTTACCAtcctaattttaatattttgggaagatacaattcaattaaaaaagttaaaaattttgTATTACTACAAACCTAGGATTACACAAATCTCCTTCCCTTTAACCAAAGGTTTAAGTGTATgagttaaaattaaaagaaaagagtatatatatagagagagagtgCAGATTAAATGAAATTGCGCGGGAAAAGTGTAAATCGGAATTAAAAATGAATGAGAAAACGAGAGAGGAAGTTGAAAGGTGGATAATGGGAGATGAAAATGGCAGTGAGATGCTCAAAAGAGTATGTAGTGTACGACCTTTCATTCTCCCTCCTCCACTTCACAGAGTCCCTCTCCGCGTAGGCAA
It includes:
- the LOC101511253 gene encoding uncharacterized protein, with the protein product MNIMSTHQCGWPLRIQDHPDKGSINKSPFSGYHSPSKGVDFLNVSHHKCRRSAGKCRPIFSRSVSDKMDPYDSDDSDKNKSQKDDEIRGVNNEMLRESLEKIVGTDDSRFSGFDLATLIRKKYGKSYDVQLIKKEFMGRNLLAMNVMWKYMEQRSFPLTEEEYILRLDDVANSLKCWGAVSHIRNSLAKSKERPRIGKAVSIFIDMDESGARANEWIYK